From Drosophila nasuta strain 15112-1781.00 chromosome X, ASM2355853v1, whole genome shotgun sequence, one genomic window encodes:
- the LOC132795317 gene encoding putative gustatory receptor 9a has product MANRTLRFLTFYFRVLAITCSAQKRATQGLLSAYLAMVLGDMMLQMWHYLNRGWQLNDFQLRRQQHYNGFVRILDAMNVAYLITHMVMVLQALLFRNRERLLLSQLPDMSSKRISLTTLRIHLIVDCSVTTSALLMGLFNSLQVSQMIANIRYLFSTQAVRGRCLQVAMLVMRLDAQLLQLQDELTEGRRCSLELRATYAHIVRLSRQISGIYGLSVLMLNMLCIGDFIMVCYAYIVLWEISDSNLTWLLVWQGLYVLLPTMMKIWILCAASERCAKHSAQLQHLLNAAYQQTRMRTGLNMRSTRTQTNEFAVQIMQNPVQFDICGIYYLNLQSLAGMFLFIVESLVIFLQFIALDRQ; this is encoded by the exons ATGGCCAATCGAACGCTACGCTTTCTCACTTTCTATTTCCGTGTGCTGGCGATCACCTGCAGCGCCCAGAAACGTGCCACACAAGGACTGCTGAGTGCGTACCTGGCCATGGTGCTGGGCGATATGATGTTGCAAATGTGGCACTATTTGAACCGGGGCTGGCAGCTGAACGACTTCCAGCTACGACGACAACAGCACTACAACGGCTTTGTCAGGATCTTGGATGCGATGAATGTCGCCTATCTGATCACACACATGGTGATGGTGTTGCAGGCTCTGCTCTTTCGCAATCGCGAGCGATTGCTGTTGTCCCAGCTGCCGGATATGAGCAGCAAACGCATCTCGTTGACCACCTTGCGCATCCATTTGATAGTCGACTGCAGTGTGACGACGAGCGCATTACTCATGGGTTTGTTCAATTCGCTTCAGGTCAGCCAAATGATCGCCAACATTCGCTACTTGTTCAGCACTCAAGCGGTGCGTGGACGCTGCCTGCAGGTCGCAATGCTCGTGATGCGGCTCGAtgcgcagctgctgcagctgcaggaTGAACTGACAGAAGGACGACGTTGCAGCTTGGAGTTGCGTGCAACTTATGCGCACATTGTGCGCCTGAGTCGCCAGATATCGGGCATTTATGGCCTGTCGGTACTGATGTTGAATATGCTGTGCATCGGCGATTTCATTATGGTTTGCTATGCCTACATTGTGCTCTGGGAGATCTCGGACTCGAATCTCACCTGGCTGTTGGTGTGGCAAGGACTTTACGTCCTGCTGCCCACCATGATGAAGATCTGGATACTGTGCGCAGCCTCAGAGCGATGTGCCAAGCAT TCGGCACAGCTGCAGCATCTACTTAATGCCGCCTATCAGCAGACAAGAATGCGAACTGGCTTAAATATGCGCTCTACGCGAACTCAAACTAACGAGTTCGCTGTGCAGATTATGCAGAATCCCGTGCAGTTCGATATCTGTGGCATCTACTATCTCAATCTGCAGTCTCTGGCCGGG ATGTTTCTCTTCATCGTCGAATCGTTGGTCatttttttgcagtttattGCTCTTGACAGACAGTAG
- the LOC132797107 gene encoding contactin-2 isoform X2, translated as MSSTSSSVLTLSSFNLLFFTQVLTVLSITIKYNEYATDKGGNFSIPCIAQGNIMWVKEHGNNNTIIQTGRVLVLRNVSTSDSGIYVCFATLPVTTRQTTTTTTATTTSTTVTTAIAATSRTITTATPTTATKTTTTQAATIPATAATTSPQQQQQQENEDKQEEHKQNVKIADDDEKGHDNEQVKQVEQVEKEKEEEEEEELEYQAFQRIRLTVRTTPGPVTQLYFKASTILGFLIWRFNKTQSGGYPVRSFTAEYRNVSYRVPPANVSYEHEWSRMDPINIAPNVRQMEVYRLAPNTTYEFRIWANNELGSGEVVTTNVTTLPETKEEDLIRLIKPDLDNFDPRIWIVAVSIVLGTLVILAIGLCIVLSKECYQSTQMVNLTELRARRRSRAPLSLATTDERTMMMMMTMRITRRNRSRLWRNSSAKYRYSLQVPPLNVFESTKCNSMALLSTSQIHLGC; from the exons TGCTAACGGTGCTTAGTATCACCATCAAGTACAACGAATACGCAACGGATAAAGGCGGCAATTTCAGCATACCCTGCATTGCACAGGGCAATATTATGTGGGTGAAGGAGCACGGCAACAATAACACCATTATACAG ACGGGTCGAGTGCTGGTGCTGCGCAATGTGAGTACCTCGGACAGCGgcatttatgtttgttttgcgACGCTGCCAGTGACAACGAGgcagacgacaacaacaacaacagccacaacaacaagtacaacTGTGaccacagcaatagcagcaacatcgaGGACGATAACAACGGCGACAccaacgacggcgacgaagacgacgacgacgcaggCAGCAACAATcccagcgacagcagcaactacctcaccgcagcagcagcagcagcaggagaatGAAGATAAGCAGGAAGAGCACAAGCAAAACGTGAAgattgctgatgatgatgagaaaGGCCATGACAATGAGCAGGTCAAGCAGGTGGAGCAGgtggagaaggagaaggaggaggaggaggaagaggagctGGAGTATCAGGCTTTTCAGCGCATCAGGCTAACGGTGCGCACCACTCCGGGCCCCGTGACACAGCTGTACTTCAAGGCCTCGACAATACTGGGCTTTCTCATTTGGCGCTTCAATAAGACGCAATCGGGCGGCTATCCTGTGCGCAGTTTCACGGCCGAATATCGCAATGTCTCGTACCGTGTGCCGCCGGCAAATGTTAGCTACGAACATGAATGGAGTCGCATGGATCCCATTAACATAGCACCCAATGTG cgtCAAATGGAAGTCTATCGCCTGGCACCGAATACCACCTACGAGTTTCGAATATGGGCCAACAATGAGCTGGGCAGCGGCGAGGTGGTCACCACCAATGTGACAACATTGCCGGAGACCAAGGAAGAGG ATCTCATACGCCTTATTAAACCCGACTTAGATAATTTCGATCCTCGCATTTGGATAGTCGCCGTCAGCATAGTGCTGGGAACACTTGTGATATTAGCCATCGGACTCTGTATTGTGCTCTCTAAGGAGTGCTATCAATCAACGCAAATGG TGAATCTGACGGAGCTAAGAGCGCGCCGCCGTTCACGCGCACCGTTATCTTTGGCCACAACGGACGAGCgtacgatgatgatgatgatgacgatgaggattACGAGGAGGAACAGGAGCCGACTATGGAGAAATTCAAGCGCAAAGTATCGGTATTCTTTACAGGTCCCACCATTAAACGTATTTGAAAGTACAAAATGCAATTCTATGGCGTTGCTTTCGACTTCACAGATTCATTTAGGTTGTTGA
- the LOC132797103 gene encoding serine/threonine-protein kinase fused translates to MDRYAVSSLVGQGSFGCVYKAQRRCDDKVVAIKVISKRGRSNRELKNLRRECDIQARLKHPHVIEMVESFESRSDLFVVTEFAVMDLHRYLSYNGAMPEEHARRVVCHLVSALYYLHSNRILHRDLKPQNVLLDKNMHAKLCDFGLARNMTMGTHVLTSIKGTPLYMAPELLAEQPYDHQADLWSLGCIAYESMASQPPFSATSILHLVKLIKHEEVKYPSHLSSDCQSFLQGLLEKDPTMRTSWTQLLCHPFVEGKLYIPEVQAAQYSPFINPQLAKDIKRSQSSRRGADLGNVLASLHLSDAANENLTSSRDSINAIAPSDVEQLETDMEDNVHRVVVPFANVSYRQMPSMCNMPSMPNLHNMPNMPNMPNIPNIPNMHNMNPAAAVVAAAAGGCGGGYVPVINSQTCFVSGNSNMILNHMNDNFPIEAPIANSATSMNSKMKLAPNIKQSRSKDLEKRKLSQNLDNFSLRLGQSIDLEAQRRTTEMLTQQSQLQQQLQEKRSQQLKQSQHSNNEEKLSSENSPPCLLPGWDSCDESQSPPIENDEWLAFLHRSTQELLDGEFDSLKQHNLVSIIVAPLRNSKAIPKVLKTVAQLLSLPFVLDEQHLALDAIKSVYIDVKLVPNLMYACKLLLSQRQLTDSAASLPGATGVSLSRTLRSVSDLSAEEMSTACSLYELVCHLVHHQQQFLNQFCDAVAILAVNDMFINFLTHDFKDNNAVRLASCMLALFNCVLRELPENAELVEKIVFNPRLRLGILLQSRHQLLRQRACQMLLLLARFSLRGVQCIWNEELKSALQALADQHACQVTRLEAAQTLDELSQFSFFNVQAIA, encoded by the exons atgGACCGATACGCGGTGAGTTCCTTGGTGGGCCAAGGCTCATTTGGCTGTGTATATAAAGCGCAGCGGCGTTGCGACGACAAAGTGGTGGCTATCAAAGTCATATCGAAG CGCGGGCGTTCCAATCGTGAACTTAAGAATCTGCGCAGAGAATGTGATATTCAGGCCCGTCTCAAGCATCCACATGTTATCGAAATGGTCGAATCCTTCGAGTCCAGATCCGATCTATTTGTGGTCACCGAGTTCGCTGTGATGGATCTGCATCGATATCTATCCTATAACGGCGCTATGCCCGAGGAGCATGCTCGACGTGTTGTTTGCCACTTAGTGTCGGCCCTGTACTATCTGCACTCCAATCGCATACTCCACCGCGATCTGAAGCCACAAAATGTGCTGCTTGATAAGAATATGCACGCCAAGCTCTGTGACTTTGGATTGGCCCGCAATATGACCATGGGCACCCATGTGTTGACCTCCATTAAAGGCACACCACTCTACATGGCACCGGAGCTGCTGGCCGAGCAGCCGTACGATCATCAGGCGGACTTGTGGTCCTTGGGATGCATTGCATACGAGAGCATGGCATCGCAGCCACCGTTCTCAGCGACTTCCATACTGCATTTGGTGAAGCTAATCAAGCATGAGGAGGTTAAGTATCCCAGCCATCTGAGCAGCGATTGCCAGTCGTTTTTGCAGGGTCTGCTCGAAAAGGATCCCACCATGCGCACCTCGTGGACACAGCTGCTGTGTCATCCCTTTGTGGAGGGCAAACTTTACATACCCGAAGTGCAGGCAGCACAATATTCACCCTTCATCAATCCCCAGCTGGCCAAGGACATTAAGAGATCGCAATCGAG TCGAAGAGGCGCTGACCTGGGCAATGTGCTGGCTTCGCTGCATTTGAGCGATGCGGCCAATGAAAATCTAACATCATCTCGGGACAGCATCAATGCGATTGCGCCAAGTGATGTGGAGCAACTGGAGACGGATATGGAGGACAATGTGCATCGTGTGGTGGTGCCATTCGCCAATGTTTCCTACAGACAAATGCCCAGCATGTGCAACATGCCCAGCATGCCCAATTTACACAACATGCCCAACATGCCCAACATGCCCAACATTCCCAACATTCCCAATATGCACAATATGAATCCAGCggcagcagttgttgctgccgctgctggcGGATGCGGTGGTGGCTACGTGCCGGTAATCAATTCACAGACCTGCTTTGTCAGCGGCAACTCAAATATGATACTTAACCACATGAACGACAATTTTCCAATCGAAGCGCCAATCGCAAATTCTGCCACGAGCATGAATTCAAAGATGAAACTGGCACCCAACATTAAACAGTCGCGTAGCAAGGATCTGGAGAAACGTAAACTCAGCCAAAATTTGGACAACTTTTCGTTGCGACTCGGTCAGAGCATCGATCTTGAGGCACAGCGTCGCACAACCGAAATGCTGACACAGCAATCGCAgttacagcagcagctacaagaGAAGCGTTcgcagcagctgaagcaatCGCAACATTCCAACAACGAGGAGAAACTCAGCAGCGA AAATTCCCCGCCATGTTTGCTGCCTGGCTGGGATAGTTGTGATGAATCACAGAGTCCACCCATCGAGAACGATGAGTGGCTGGCGTTCTTACATCGATCCACACAGGAACTGCTCGATGGTGAATTTGATTCACTCAAACAGCACAATTTAGTCAGTATTATTGTGGCACCGTTGCGCAACTCAAAGGCCATACCCAAGGTGCTGAAGACCGTTGCTCAGCTACTGTCGCTGCCCTTCGTACTGGATGAACAGCACTTGGCTTTAGATGCGATCAAAAGCGTTTACATCGATGTCAAGCTGGTGCCGAATCTTATGTATGCCTGCAAACTCTTGTTGTCGCAGCGTCAACTCACAGATTCTGCGGCATCGCTGCCTGGAGCAACGGGCGTTTCATTGAGTCGCACGCTGCGGAGCGTTTCGGACTTGAGTGCCGAGGAGATGAGCACCGCATGCAGTTTGTATGAGCTTGTTTGCCATTTGgtgcatcatcagcagcagtttCTCAATCAATTCTGCGATGCTGTTGCCATACTCGCCGTCAACGATATGTTTATCAATTTCCTAACGCACG ATTTTAAAGACAACAATGCCGTGCGTCTGGCTAGCTGCATGTTGGCATTGTTCAACTGCGTCTTGCGCGAGCTGCCCGAAAATGCCGAGCTCGTTGAGAAGATCGTGTTTAATCCGCGCCTGCGTTTGGGAATTCTGCTGCAGAGTCGCCACCAGTTGTTGCGCCAACGAGCTTGCCAAATGCTCTTGCTATTGGCGCGCTTCAGTCTGCGTGGCGTCCAGTGCATTTGGAACGAGGAGCTAAAGAGCGCTCTTCAAGCATTGGCCGATCAGCATGCGTGTCAAGTGACGCGTCTCGAGGCTGCCCAGACTTTGGATGAGCTCAGTCAGTTCAGCTTCTTTAATGTCCAGGCAATAGCTtaa
- the LOC132797102 gene encoding C-mannosyltransferase dpy-19 homolog, protein MREPNLYVILSHALIGSGFFFLYMHHVRVIFETRTNMRHLSQLERESMLRREDALYYTFYKKLADGPDFWHGYEQLKNVTDIEYPHSVNVLQRFNVLPEIVTAYFFHVVRAGFNPGVQPMQFYFEFVWLMGGITLLVLYLYGTLLSENVFGGIYGVLSYLMFHSFAAKIYERPLARENFAFPFIFLQMFYLCICIGRVLHRQKHSSRIVMVLVMSLFTACALVSWQFSSFIFATQILIVMTTWNFSSMPSSQANAFALDYSLSHLLGNCLAFIVSRGNSQLLFTWQMSGSLGLFLITVVRKVRKQRAANDHQQQQSDYLSLKIILLALLFACSMQAKLMYLLNKSGILDWPDNLEMHYSDLWAHWMLQAKVNFVTNLSACNPLYARIAWSELWQLVKTLIVKPYCMYGVVMLAMFFRKWRKSNVPTSASQEQRERARNYVLEDFLEEHHVSMSDMSNKQTEQQLQKCFAMLESCDHDYERYKREKSQMQEEQQPERDDFMQDIKRLKAQIHRNFDKQRKEREQASELNQKDTLETEQKSADDDAATTTKAEQASEAEPEPETMPSKATSKDTSNGKRRPARRDSYVPTANAQILNFHYLYSFIQMIVFTLIGLTVRKLFFLSFTQGCVIAPTICSKVWYHRQRNIFWSVSLAVILLSMFDPGMMNIREEYFPTRYTSSSDDLEGMLEWIKLNTERDAVFAGPVEIIGTVHLTTKRPIVNHAHLEMRQMAERTEHVYSVYSRQQSSDIYNQCAQLKIQYLIISLDECTNEVRDDCDILSMWDDKQPAFRKYPQFCHELLNKNVPSFLKVYSNENYGIIKMFSQSVQINLKHNKMPEMSM, encoded by the exons ATGCGAGAGCCCAATTTATACGTCATCTTATCGCACGCGCTAATTG GCTCgggtttcttttttctgtACATGCACCATGTGCGCGTCATCTTTGAGACACGCACCAATATGCGGCATCTCAGTCAGTTGGAGCGCGAGTCAATGCTGCGCCGCGAAGATGCCCTCTATTACACATTCTACAAAAAGCTAGCCGATGGTCCCGACTTTTGGCATGGCTATgagcaattaaaaaatgtcACCGATATAGAATACCCGCACAGTGTCAACGTGCTGCAGCGCTTTAATGTGCTGCCCGAGATCGTAACGGC CTATTTCTTTCATGTGGTGCGAGCTGGCTTCAATCCAGGCGTGCAGCCCATGCAATTCTACTTTGAGTTTGTCTGGCTAATGGGCGGCATCACGTTGCTGGTGCTTTATCTCTATGGCACGCTGCTGAGCGAGAACGTCTTTGGCGGCATTTACGGTGTGCTTTCCTATTTGATGTTCCACAGCTTTGCGGCGAAGATCTATGAACGGCCGCTGGCACGGGAGAACTTTGCGTTCCCCTTCATATTCCTACAAATGTTCTAtctttgcatttgcatagGTCGTGTGCTGCATCGACAGAAGCACAGCTCACGCATTGTCATG GTGCTGGTGATGTCCTTGTTCACGGCCTGTGCCCTCGTCTCATGGCAATTCTCCAGCTTCATCTTTGCCACACAAATTCTCATTGTGATGACTACATGGAACTTTAGCTCAATGCCCTCGAGTCAGGCGAATGCATTCGCTTTGGACTATTCGCTGTCGCATTTGTTGGGCAATTGCCTCGCCTTTATCGTCTCGCGTGGCAACAGCCAGCTGCTCTTCACCTGGCAAATGAGCGGATCCCTGGGTCTGTTTCTCATCACAGTTGTGCGGAAGGTGCGCAAGCAGCGTGCTGCCAACgatcatcagcaacagcagagcgATTACCTCTCACTGAAGATCATATTGTTGGCCTTGCTATTTGCGTGCAGCATGCAGGCTAAACTGATGTATCTGCTGAACAAATCGGGTATACTCGATTGGCCGGACAACTTGGAGATGCACTACAGCGATCTGTGGGCCCATTGGATGCTCCAGGCCAAGGTGAATTTTGTCACCAATCTGTCGGCCTGCAATCCGCTTTATGCCCGCATCGCTTGGTCGGAGCTGTGGCAGCTGGTGAAGACGCTGATTGTGAAGCCATATTGCATGTACGGTGTCGTCATGCTGGCCATGTTCTTTCGCAAGTGGCGTAAAAGCAATGTGCCCACATCGGCCAGCCAGGAGCAACGTGAACGTGCTCGCAATTATGTGCTGGAGGATTTCCTTGAAGAGCATCATGTGTCCATGAGCGATATGTCGAACAAACAAACCGAACAACAGCTGCAGAAGTGCTTTGCCATGCTCGAGAGCTGTGATCACGACTATGAGCGCTACAAGCGTGAAAAATCCCAAATGCAAGAGGAACAGCAGCCGGAGCGTGATGATTTCATGCAGGACATCAAACGCTTGAAGGCGCAGATACATCGCAACTTTGACAAGCAGCGCAAGGAGCGCGAACAAGCGAGTGAGCTCAATCAAAAAGACACGCTTGAAACGGAGCAGAAGAGCGCAGATGATGatgcagcgacaacaacaaaagctgagCAAGCTAGTGAAGCTGAACCAGAACCGGAAACAATGCCTTCCAAAGCAACGAGCAAAGATACCAGCAATGGCAAACGTCGTCCAGCAAGACGCGATTCCTATGTGCCCACAGCGAATGCTCAAATACTCAATTTTCACTATTTGTACAGCTTCATACAGATGATTGTGTTTACCCTGATTGGCCTCACGGTCCGCAAATTGTTCTTCCTTAGCTTTACGCAAGGATGCGTAATAGCCCCGACGATATGCTCGAAGGTGTGGTACCATCGTCAGCGCAATATCTTTTGGTCCGTCTCTCTGGCCGTCATTCTGCTCAGCATGTTTGATCCCGGCATGATG AATATACGTGAAGAGTACTTTCCCACACGATATACGAGTTCCTCAGATGATCTAGAGGGCATGCTTGAGTGGATCAAATTGAACACGGAACGCGATGCTGTATTTGCCGGTCCAGTTGAGATTATCGGCACCGTGCACCTGACCACCAAGCGACCCATTGTTAACCACGCGCATCTCGAGATGCGTCAAATGGC TGAGCGCACAGAGCATGTGTATTCGGTGTACAGTCGACAGCAGTCGTCGGATATTTATAATCAGTGTGCGCAATTGAAAATCCAATACTTGATCATATCGCTAGATGAGTGCACCAATGAAGTGCG AGACGACTGTGACATCTTATCGATGTGGGATGATAAACAGCCAGCGTTTCGCAAGTATCCGCAATTCTGTCACGAACTATTGAATAAGAATGTGCCAAGCTTTTTGAAGGTCTACTCAAATGAGAACTATGGCATTATCAAGATGTTCTCTCAAAGTGTGCAGATCAATTTgaagcacaacaaaatgccCGAAATGTCCATGTGA
- the LOC132797107 gene encoding contactin-2 isoform X1 yields the protein MSSTSSSVLTLSSFNLLFFTQVLTVLSITIKYNEYATDKGGNFSIPCIAQGNIMWVKEHGNNNTIIQTGRVLVLRNVSTSDSGIYVCFATLPVTTRQTTTTTTATTTSTTVTTAIAATSRTITTATPTTATKTTTTQAATIPATAATTSPQQQQQQENEDKQEEHKQNVKIADDDEKGHDNEQVKQVEQVEKEKEEEEEEELEYQAFQRIRLTVRTTPGPVTQLYFKASTILGFLIWRFNKTQSGGYPVRSFTAEYRNVSYRVPPANVSYEHEWSRMDPINIAPNVRQMEVYRLAPNTTYEFRIWANNELGSGEVVTTNVTTLPETKEEDLIRLIKPDLDNFDPRIWIVAVSIVLGTLVILAIGLCIVLSKECYQSTQMELQDGWDSIELIPNIILNPGFSESDGAKSAPPFTRTVIFGHNGRAYDDDDDDDEDYEEEQEPTMEKFKRKVSVFFTGPTIKRI from the exons TGCTAACGGTGCTTAGTATCACCATCAAGTACAACGAATACGCAACGGATAAAGGCGGCAATTTCAGCATACCCTGCATTGCACAGGGCAATATTATGTGGGTGAAGGAGCACGGCAACAATAACACCATTATACAG ACGGGTCGAGTGCTGGTGCTGCGCAATGTGAGTACCTCGGACAGCGgcatttatgtttgttttgcgACGCTGCCAGTGACAACGAGgcagacgacaacaacaacaacagccacaacaacaagtacaacTGTGaccacagcaatagcagcaacatcgaGGACGATAACAACGGCGACAccaacgacggcgacgaagacgacgacgacgcaggCAGCAACAATcccagcgacagcagcaactacctcaccgcagcagcagcagcagcaggagaatGAAGATAAGCAGGAAGAGCACAAGCAAAACGTGAAgattgctgatgatgatgagaaaGGCCATGACAATGAGCAGGTCAAGCAGGTGGAGCAGgtggagaaggagaaggaggaggaggaggaagaggagctGGAGTATCAGGCTTTTCAGCGCATCAGGCTAACGGTGCGCACCACTCCGGGCCCCGTGACACAGCTGTACTTCAAGGCCTCGACAATACTGGGCTTTCTCATTTGGCGCTTCAATAAGACGCAATCGGGCGGCTATCCTGTGCGCAGTTTCACGGCCGAATATCGCAATGTCTCGTACCGTGTGCCGCCGGCAAATGTTAGCTACGAACATGAATGGAGTCGCATGGATCCCATTAACATAGCACCCAATGTG cgtCAAATGGAAGTCTATCGCCTGGCACCGAATACCACCTACGAGTTTCGAATATGGGCCAACAATGAGCTGGGCAGCGGCGAGGTGGTCACCACCAATGTGACAACATTGCCGGAGACCAAGGAAGAGG ATCTCATACGCCTTATTAAACCCGACTTAGATAATTTCGATCCTCGCATTTGGATAGTCGCCGTCAGCATAGTGCTGGGAACACTTGTGATATTAGCCATCGGACTCTGTATTGTGCTCTCTAAGGAGTGCTATCAATCAACGCAAATGG AACTTCAAGATGGTTGGGACAGCATTGAGCTTATACCGAATATAATACTTAATCCCGGTTTCAGTGAATCTGACGGAGCTAAGAGCGCGCCGCCGTTCACGCGCACCGTTATCTTTGGCCACAACGGACGAGCgtacgatgatgatgatgatgacgatgaggattACGAGGAGGAACAGGAGCCGACTATGGAGAAATTCAAGCGCAAAGTATCGGTATTCTTTACAGGTCCCACCATTAAACGTATTTGA
- the LOC132797107 gene encoding contactin-2 isoform X3, translating into MSSTSSSVLTLSSFNLLFFTQVLTVLSITIKYNEYATDKGGNFSIPCIAQGNIMWVKEHGNNNTIIQTGRVLVLRNVSTSDSGIYVCFATLPVTTRQTTTTTTATTTSTTVTTAIAATSRTITTATPTTATKTTTTQAATIPATAATTSPQQQQQQENEDKQEEHKQNVKIADDDEKGHDNEQVKQVEQVEKEKEEEEEEELEYQAFQRIRLTVRTTPGPVTQLYFKASTILGFLIWRFNKTQSGGYPVRSFTAEYRNVSYRVPPANVSYEHEWSRMDPINIAPNVRQMEVYRLAPNTTYEFRIWANNELGSGEVVTTNVTTLPETKEEELQDGWDSIELIPNIILNPGFSESDGAKSAPPFTRTVIFGHNGRAYDDDDDDDEDYEEEQEPTMEKFKRKVSVFFTGPTIKRI; encoded by the exons TGCTAACGGTGCTTAGTATCACCATCAAGTACAACGAATACGCAACGGATAAAGGCGGCAATTTCAGCATACCCTGCATTGCACAGGGCAATATTATGTGGGTGAAGGAGCACGGCAACAATAACACCATTATACAG ACGGGTCGAGTGCTGGTGCTGCGCAATGTGAGTACCTCGGACAGCGgcatttatgtttgttttgcgACGCTGCCAGTGACAACGAGgcagacgacaacaacaacaacagccacaacaacaagtacaacTGTGaccacagcaatagcagcaacatcgaGGACGATAACAACGGCGACAccaacgacggcgacgaagacgacgacgacgcaggCAGCAACAATcccagcgacagcagcaactacctcaccgcagcagcagcagcagcaggagaatGAAGATAAGCAGGAAGAGCACAAGCAAAACGTGAAgattgctgatgatgatgagaaaGGCCATGACAATGAGCAGGTCAAGCAGGTGGAGCAGgtggagaaggagaaggaggaggaggaggaagaggagctGGAGTATCAGGCTTTTCAGCGCATCAGGCTAACGGTGCGCACCACTCCGGGCCCCGTGACACAGCTGTACTTCAAGGCCTCGACAATACTGGGCTTTCTCATTTGGCGCTTCAATAAGACGCAATCGGGCGGCTATCCTGTGCGCAGTTTCACGGCCGAATATCGCAATGTCTCGTACCGTGTGCCGCCGGCAAATGTTAGCTACGAACATGAATGGAGTCGCATGGATCCCATTAACATAGCACCCAATGTG cgtCAAATGGAAGTCTATCGCCTGGCACCGAATACCACCTACGAGTTTCGAATATGGGCCAACAATGAGCTGGGCAGCGGCGAGGTGGTCACCACCAATGTGACAACATTGCCGGAGACCAAGGAAGAGG AACTTCAAGATGGTTGGGACAGCATTGAGCTTATACCGAATATAATACTTAATCCCGGTTTCAGTGAATCTGACGGAGCTAAGAGCGCGCCGCCGTTCACGCGCACCGTTATCTTTGGCCACAACGGACGAGCgtacgatgatgatgatgatgacgatgaggattACGAGGAGGAACAGGAGCCGACTATGGAGAAATTCAAGCGCAAAGTATCGGTATTCTTTACAGGTCCCACCATTAAACGTATTTGA